From the Campylobacter volucris genome, the window TGAGAAAGATATTTTGATATAGCACCAATTGGTTTTGAAATACTCATTTCATTATCATTTAAAATGATAACACAAGGATATTCTCTATCTCCTAACTCATTTAAAGCTTCATAAGCCATACCAGCACTTAAAGCTCCATCTCCAATCAAAACCACAGGCAAGCGATCTTCATTTTTTAATCTTATAGCCTTGCACGCTCCAACTGCTAAAGAAACAGAAGTACTAGAATGTCCTGCAACAAAATAATCGCCCTCATCAGGCTTTGTATAGCCACTTAGGCCATTAAATTGTCTTAAAGTATGGAAAATATCATATTTTTTATTTAAAAGTTTGTGAGGGTAAGATTGGTGTGAAACATCAAAAATAAATGGATCTTTATCAACATCAAAAACATAATGCATCCCGATACTAAGCTCTACTACTCCCAAATTTGAGCTTAAATGTCCGCCATTTTTACTTACTGTATCAATAATGATTTTACGCAAAGAAGAAGCTAGATTTTCTAGCTCTTTAATGCTCATTTGTTTGATATTTAAATGTTCAAAATCTATCATTCATTTGCCATATTTTTGATTTTTTGCAAACGAGAATTGAGGTTTGATTCTATATTACCTGCATCACTAAGTACTAAAATACTACCTTTATTTATGGCATCATCTACACTAAATTTAATATTATCACTTTGCAAATGCTCTTTTACATAGTCAAAATCATAAGGATTTAATTTTAATTCTATTTTAGTGGCATTTTTAAGTTCATTCATTAATTCTTTTGCTAAATTCAAAGCAATAGCAGAAGAATTTTCTTCTAATTCTTTAGCGATGACTTCTTTAGCAATAACCACAGCTGTATCTGCGAGTTCATTTTCATTTTTAAGCAAAAAATTATTTAAAGTTTCAATGGTATTTTCTAATTTTTCCACACTTTTTAGATATTTTTCTTTTAAATTTGCAAGTTCATCTTCAAAAGCTTTTTGAGCTTCATCATAACCTTCTTTAGTGTATTTTTCTTTAGCATGCTCAAGCTCACTAGCTAAGCGATTATTAAATTCTGCTTCTTGACTTTCTATTTGCATTTGAAGTTTAATGATGTTTCCAGACATTTCATCGGTTTTTTTGAGCAAATCTTCTACAAAATCAGGTTGGATTTGTGGAGCTGGAGCTTGATTAATGTTTTCATTCTCTTGGATTGGATCAACTTGCAAAGTGTTGGGCTCTATGGTAGTTTTTTGAGGAGTTTGAATTTCTTCGCTTGGTTTAGCTTCTTCATTAGAAGCTATCTCACTCATTACTTTAAAATGATAATTTTCAACCACATGATTAGTTATATTAGCACTTGAAATCACATTAGTTAATTTTGCCATATTCTTACTCTATCATCTCATCTGCCTCACCCACTTGGATAAGACCTTGTTCAGCTAATTTTTGCACCACTTCAACAACTTTTCTTTGTGCTTCTTCCACATCTTTTACACGCACAGCACCCAAAAAGCCCATCTCTTCAACAAAAGCTTCAGCAGCACGCGTAGACATATTTGCCATAAATTTTTGTTTTAAATCTTCGCTTGCCCCTTTTAAACCTATCATCAAATCACGCTTATCAGCAGCTTTTAGAACTTCTCTTATTGCATTAGTGCTAAGTTGAGAAATATCATCAAATGTAAACATTAAATCTTTAATGGTAGTTGCAAGTTTTTCATCACTTTGCTCGATATAAGTAAGAGTTGTCTTAGAAGCTTTTTGTCCTAGGCGGTTGAGCACTTCAGCAACTGCTCTTGGACCACCAACTTCAACTTTATAAGAGGTAAGACTTTCAAGTTTGCTTTCAAGCACAGCAGATACTCTTTTGATAATTGATGGTGAAATATCTCCAAGATTTGCCATTCTAATTACAACTTCAGCTCTTAATTCATCGCTAAAATATTCTAAAGTTTCAGCAGCTTGAGTAGTATCCATATGTGCTAAAATCAAAGCAATAGTTTGAGGATGCTCTTTGATGATGAAATCTGCAAGTTGTTGAGGCTTGATTTGAGAAAGATAAGCAAAATTTTGATTATTTTCCATACTTTTGGTAAGTTTTTCCAAAATTTTACCTGCAATCTCAGGACCAAAAGTTCTAAATAGAATTTCTTTTGCATATTCCAAACCACCACTTTTAAGGTATTGGTTAGATTGAAGTAAGGTGTAAAATTCTTCAAGAACTGCAGTAGCAACAGGCTTATCTACATTTTTTGCTAAAGCAATATAACGAGAAATTTCAGTAATAACATTAATATCCATATGAGAAAATAAAACCGTAGTTACATCTTCTCCAAGCTGAATCAAAAATATAGCGACCTTTTCTGGCATAGAAAGGTCATCATAGACCATTTTTTGTTCTTCACTGAGCTTTATCATTAGATATCCTTCTCACCAAATTCTGCATCATTTTCAACGAGCTTTTGCAAAAGTAAAGCAACCTCTTCACTTTTTTCATTTGCAACCCCTCTTAGTTTTTCAAGCAATACATCATATTGCAATGCATCCTCATCAAAACTATCACCAAAACCAAGTTGCTCTTCGACCTTTTTACGCGCAGCATTGAATTTTTCAATAGCATCTTCAGCATCATCGATAACTTGGCCATCTTTGCCTTCCATTTCTTCTTCAAGTTTGATATCTGCAAGCATTTTTTGTGAAAATGGCACGATAACTTTTTTGTAAAAAATGAAAAGTAAAATCGCTGCAAAAACATACTTAACAGGTGGAATGAATGGTTCAACAAATCTATTATAAAATGTTTGGACTTTATCTTCAACCTTAGCAGTTTTGTGAAATTCTAAATTATCTACTTCGACTGCATCACCCCTTGCAAGATTAAATCCTATAGCACCTTTAGTTAAATTTTCAATTGATTGAATTTCTCTTTCGCTTAAAGGAACATACTCATTAGTAATATTACCTTGATCATCAGTAATAACCTTGTACTTACCATCTACCACAACCGCAGCTGAAATTCTTTTAATGGTTGCAAATTGTTTAGTCGTATTGGTAACTTTTTTTGAAATCTCATTATTAGTCGTAGTTTGTTTTTTACTATAAACTTCGCGTGCTCCATTATCATCTAAACCTTCTACTGGGCCTATATTTGAAACAGCTCCTGGCACACCTTGAATTTCTTTTTCTTTAAAACCTTCTCTGTGCTCTTCTAAAGTTTGTTCACCGCGTATAACTGTATTTGGATCAAAAACTTCACTTTGTGATTGTTCTTTAGAAAAATCATAATCAATACTAACCTTAGCAACAACTCTATCATAACCGCCTGCAAAAGGAGCAATAGCTGCTATAATTTTTTGCTCTAACTCATATTCTTGATCTCTTTTGTATTTAATCTGAGCTGCGATCAAATCATCTGCAAAACCTTCTTCATCATCAAGGGGAATACCTTTTTGATCGGTAATTTTTACATTTTCAGGAGTAAGTTTTGTAACTGAAGAAGAAATTAAATTTTTAATCCCCATAATTTGTTTTTTATTAAGCTTTAAACCATCTTTTACAGTCAAGGTAACTGAAGCCGTTGGTGGAACTTGTTGTTGGGTAAAAAGTGTATCTTTTGCAAAAGCAATATGCACGGTTGCACTATGAATAGGCTCTAAACTTTCTATAGTTCTAGCAAGTTCACCTTCTAAGGCTCGTTGGTATTTTACTTTTTGCTCTGCTTCTGTTGCACCAAATTCTTGCTTGTCAAAAAGCTCAAAACCTACTTTATTATCTTTTGGTAATAATCCAGCCGAAGCTACTGCTAAACGCTGTTTATAAACTTGATCATTTGGAACTAAGATAGTTCCTTCATTACGCAAAACATATGGAACGCCATTTTTTTCAAGCTGAGCTACAATCATCGCTGAATCACTAGTATTTGCATTTTCAAACAATACTGAATATCCAGCATCATTAGCTGCACTTGAACCACTTCTAAATAGAGTTAAAAAAACTAAAAATCCAACTACAACCACGATAGATGCGGCAATAATAATGCGTTGTCTTAAACTTAAATTTTGATAAAGCTGACCAACTTGGTGCAGCATAGTTTTATAATCCATCTAATCCCTATAAGTTAAAAAATTTTAGAAAATTCTTCAAAAAATCTTGAATTTTCGTATTCTGTGCCTATGCTTATACGCACAGCATTTAAACCATAACTTTGTAAATTTCTTATTATTATACCTTTTTTAAGCAATTTTTCAGATAAATCTGTGCTATTTTTTTCATCAAAAAAATATGTAATAAAATTTGTATAGCTTTCTATATATGAAATTTTATTTTTTTTAGCAAAATCTTCAAAGAATTTCATTTGTAAAAAATTATTTTTTAAAGTTTTAAAAATAAATTCTTCATCATTTAAAGCAGCGTATGCAGCTTTAAGGCTTAAATTAGTGACATTAAAAGGTGCTCTTAATTTATAAAAAGCATCAATGATTTCTTTACAAGCTACACCATAGCCAATTCTCATACCACCTAAGCCATAAAGCTTTGAAAAAGTTCCTAGATAAACAACATTAATAAATTTATTAATGAGCTCTTGTGGATTAATATGTTTGTTTTTATCCTTAAAACTTGCAAATTCATTATATGCCCCATCAATTACAATCAAACAATCCTCATCAATTTTTTCTATAAATTCAAACACTTGTGTTTTATCTAAACATTCTCCTAAAGGATTATTAGGCAAGCATAAAAAAATCACTTTGATATCATTTTTGTATTTTTTATAAAGCTCATATAGTTCATCTATATCATGAATAAGACTTTGAGTTTTATAAACTTTTACGCCTAGCTGCTTTGCATATATTTCATACATTGCAAAACTAACACCACATTGCAAATAAGCTTTACTATGATCAAGCTTAGCATGGATGGCATATTCTATGATTTGATCGCTACCACTACCTATAATGATATTTTCTTTTTGAACCTTAAATTTGTCTGCTAAAGCTTGTTTTAACTCACTCATAGTATCATCAGGATAAAGATATGCTAAATGAGCATTGTTTATGATTGCCTCTTTGGCTTTTGGACTTACTCCATAAGGATTTTCATTGCTTGCTAGTTTGATAACTTCTTTTAAACCAAATTCTTTCGCAATCAACTCTATATCTTTTCCACTCTCGTAGGTTTTAATATTTTTTAAAAAAGGATTAAATTCCATCATCTTCTCCTGATAAATATGAACCTAACCATTGGATATAATCAGCCTTTTTGATTACCCTTTGAACATTTTCATCATCAATGTGTCCTTCAAAGTCTATATAAAAACTATGGATAAATTCTCTTGTTTTGATAGGACGAGATTCTAATTTTGTAAGATTAATCCCTTCTTTTTTAAATTCATAAAGTAAATCACTAAGTCCTCCTGGCTTATGCGCAGTATGAGCTAAAATAGAAGTTTTACAATTAGTCATTTTAGGAAGTGTTATATCGCTAAGTATTAAAAATCTTGTGCGATTTGCTAAATTATCTTCAATCCTTTCAAATAAAACTGGAACATTATAAAGCTTAGCTGCTATTTTTGAACAAATTGCAGCTGATTGTGTATCTTGCGAAGCTAAATAGGCAGCATTGGCTGTTGATTTACTTGCGATAAATTCCACCTCATTTAAATCATGACTTTCCAAAAAATTTTTACATTGGTTGTAACCTTGCGGATGAGAGTAAATCCTTTTAATTTCTTTTAAATTTTCACTCATACTTATAAAAGAATGATGTATATCCATATAAAGTTCAGCAAAAATTTTCACCTCTTCATATTTACCTAAACAATCAAGCGTAACCCCAACTGCACCTGCTGTATTATTTTCTATAGGGACAACTCCATATTTTGCTTCTTTATGAGAAAGTTCTTTAAAAACATCTTCAATAGTTGCTAAAGCATTATAACGACTCATAGCTCCAAAACGACTTCTAGCAGCTTGATGAGTATAACTCCCTTCAGGCCCTAAATATGCAATACTTTGAGGCATTTCTAAATTTCTTGAAACAGCAAAAATTTCTTGATAAATTGCTTCGATTGCATTTTGATCTAATAAACCATGATTATTATTTTTCAATCGATTTATAATCGCTCTTTCTCGCTCAGGTCTATAAATATGTCCGCCTATATTTTGCTTAATTTCCCCTATATTTTTTACATAAAGCATTCTTTCATTAAGCAAATTTAAAATTTTATCATCTATACTATCAACTTTTAAGCGTAATGTTTCTATCTCTTTCATTTAAACCTCGATATATAATAATCTTTAATGCTATCATATACAAAATTTAATTTAGAAGTATCTATACCTTTTGTATTTGAAATTTTACCGCTTAAAACTAATGCTGTTTGCATACCTAGTTCATAAGCTCCAAGCAAATCTCCTTTATAATCATCACTGATTATCAACACATCTTTAAATTCCACATCAAGCTTTTGCATTTTTAATAATTTTAAAGCACTATAGTAAAAAGCCTTACTTGGTTTTCCTATGACAGTATAGTCAAACTCATAACTATTTTTTAACATAGCCATGATGCTACCAACACCTGGGTAAAGATGATTATTTTTTTTATAAATACTACCCTCATGCATAGCAATAGCTTTAATACCATTTTTTACATACTCAATCATTTTAGCAAAATCTTGAAATTTAAAATCATCATAACTTGCTACCAAAAAAGCTTGTGGATTATTAAAATCAAGCTCATAGCCTAATTCTTCCAAGCTTTGTAAAAATTCCTTTGCTCCAAAAGCTGCGATTTTACATGGTTTTAAATAATCTTTTAAAACACAAAAAGGATCAATATAGCAATCTTTTTTAATCTCAAAACCTAAATTTTGCAAATCATTTAAAAAATGAATTTTTTTAGTATTATTGGTAATGATAACATAGGCAATATTCTTATCATTTAAGGCTTTGATTAAATCCAAAGATCCTTGGATAGGACTTTTATTAGCATCTGATATTAAAGTTCCTTGAACATCTAAAAAAAGCATTTTAATCCTTTAAAAATTCAAGCTCCAAAGCGATTTGATCTTCATAACTTTCTCTTTTTCTAATCATCCTAACTTTACCATTTTCATAGGCTAATTCACAAACTTTATTTCTAGTATTATAATTACTACTCATGCTAAAACCATAAGCACCTGCACTTTTTACTATAATCAAATCTCCAGACTTGGTACTTGGCAATTTTCTATTTTTTGCTAAAAAATCTCCACTTTCACAAATTCCACCCACTATATCACAAAAACTTTCATTTTCATGACTTTGGGCTAAAAGTTTTATCTCATGATAAGCTTCATATAAGCTTGGACGCAACAAATCATTCATCGCCCCATCTACCACTACAAAACGCTTTGAGCTATTAAATTTTTCATATAAAACCTTTGTTACAAATTCTCCCGCATTTGCAACCAAAAATCTTCCAGGCTCCATACCAATACACACATCAAGACCTTGCAAACTAGCTAAAATTCCTTGTGCATAATCATATAAATTTGGCTCTTGTTCGTCTTTATAACAAACTCCAAGACCACCACCTATATCAAAAAATTTAAGATTTATTTTCAACGCCAAAAGCTCTTTGACTAATTTTGCTACAATATTGGAAGCCTCGTGGATACTACTAATATCAAGAATTTGTGAGCCTATATGAAAATGCACTCCAACTGGCTCTAAAAATTTGGAATTTTTAGCATAAATATACATTTTTTTAGCATTTTCTATATCAACGCCAAATTTATTTTCATGTAAACCTGTAGAAATATAAGGATGGGTTTTTGCATCTACATTCGGATTTACTCTTATACTAATTCTTGCAGTTTTTTGAATTTTACTTGCAATTTGTTCTAGTAAAAGCATTTCAGCTTCACTTTCAAGATTAACATAAAGTATATTTTCCTTTAATGCATACTCAAGCTCATCAGCACTTTTACCCACTCCACTAAAAATAATCTTATATTTTTTAGCTCCTGCTTTTAAAGCTCTATAAATTTCTCCAGCACTTACACAATCAAATCCACTATCTAAAGAAGCCAAAAATTTCAAAACACTTAAATTAGAATTTGCTTTTACTGCATAAAAAATTTGAGATTTTCTTGCCCTAAAAGCATCTTTTAGCATATAAAAACGACTTTTAATTTTGTCAAAATCATAAAGATAAAATGGAGTTTTATACTGCTTTGCTAATTCATAATAATCCATAAACAACCTTTTTTGTATTTATCTATTTTTAAAATAATAAAAACTACCTATCATCATTAAAATAAATATTGGTAACATTATACCAAGCTCTGGAGGTAAAATCTCATTTTCACTTAATCTAGTAAGCAAAAATAACATCCCCCAAATTCCAAGCACAAATATAAAAAATACAAAAGCTAAAAAAGCAAGATTAAAAAATCTTGCAGTAATTGGAAAATAATAATAAATAATTAACATCAAAAAAGGAGCAAAAAATGGAATCAAAACTAAAGAATACAAGCTAGTTCTAAGAGCATTAGTAGAAATATTTTGTTTAGAAAATATCAAAATACTCTCTAAAGCATCACTAATAGAATAAGAAGGATCACTTTCTACTAAAGAAATTCGCTCTAAAATTTTAGGAGAAAAATCTTGCAACCCTTGGATGCTTTGAAAATCTTCTATCTTTAAACCTTCTTTAGAAACTATTAATTGCTCTGGAATGGTTATAGACTTAACTTCATTTAAATTCCAAAATTTTCCTTCAAATTGTGCGTTTTTTGCTTGTAAAAGTTGTTTGATATTTAAATCATTTATATCAAAAATTTTTACATTATATAAAGAATTAGCACTTGTTTTTTCTATATAAATAAATTTTTCATTGTATTTGATTAAAACATCACCACCTTCTTTAGACACAACACCTCTTTTGACTATATTACTTTTATATTCATTTGCATAAGCAAAAGGAGTAAAATTTAACCCAACATAAACAAAACAAAAAAACAAAGCCCATATAAATGGATAAAAAATCACTTGATTTTTACTTAAACCTAAAGCATATAAACTAACAAATTCGTTAGATCTTATCATATTAAAAATACATAAAATCAATGCAAAAATTATAGCAAGAGGTAAAATATAAGAAATAGCTGAGCAAGTTAAAAAAAAGATATAAAGCAATTCCAAATTAGCACTTTTTGGAATTTTATTAAAATTCACTAAAAAATCAATTGCTACAAAAAAAAATGTCAAAGAAAAAAATAATATAAAAAAAGATTTTAAATACAAAGACGAAATATAACGAAAAAAAATCATCATTTAGCTTTTTAAAGAATATTTTGAAGCAATTTGCTCTATATTAGACTCTAAAAGCTCAAACAAAGCTTTTTTAGAATGCTTTAAAACTTTATCTAAACTTTCTTTTTCATCGGCTTTAAATTTGCCTAAAACATGAGAGATAACATCTATATTTTTTCCAACACCAATACGAATTCTTTCATAGTTATTAGAACATAATTGATCAATACTCTTAAGTCCATTATGACCTCCACTTGATCCACCTTTTTTAAATTTTAATGCTCCTAAATTTAAATCAATATCATCATGGATAACAATAATTCTTTGGCATTTATAAAAATCTTTAACAGCTCTTACGCTTTCTCCAGAAAGATTCATATAAGTAGAGGGTTTTAAAAAAAGAGTCGAAGAGCTTTTAAAAAGCTCTCCTTTAAATTTGACATTAGAAATTTTAGTAGTTTCTAAATCTTTTATGAGTAAATCAATAAGCATAAAACCGACATTGTGTCTAGTTTCTTCGTATTGTTCTCCTATATTACCAAGTCCTACGACTAAGGTCATTTTATCTTGCTTTTTCTACGCCAACTACAGCAACTCTATCAGCATCTACCATAGTTACGCCTTCAGGCACAACCACATCACGGATTAACAGCGCATCACCAACATCAAGTTTTGTTACATCAAGCTCAAAATAATTTGGTAAATTTTCCGCTGCACATTTTACTTTTAATCTTCTTTTAGATTGTATTAAAACACCTTTATTTTTAAGACCCATAGCGGTTCCAACTATCTTAACAGGAACCATGTATTTAGAAATTACACCTTTTTGGGCTACTTTTAAATCAACATGTTTTAATTCAGCAGTTACAGGATCTTTTTGATAATCAACCACAACAACATTTAATACTTTACCTGCTACTTTTACATCAAAAGCTAAAGTAGTTTTTTTACGAACTTCTTTGATAAATTCATTTACTTTAAAAGCTGCGTGTATGTTTTCTAATCCTTTTCCATAGATGTTTGCGATTAGATAACCATCTCTTTTTAAAGCTTTAGCAGCTTTTCTACCGATACTCTCTCTAACGATACCTTCTAACATCTTTTTCCTTTCTAAAAAAATAAGCTGATATTTTAGCTAAAAAACTTTATAAAGATTTTAAAATCTCTTCATAAGCTATGCAAAATTGCTCTAAACCATCATCTAATAAATTTTTACAACTCTTTTTTAATTCATCTTGTGAAATATTTGCTGATATTTTTTTCTCGATACATTCATCTTTTAAAGGCTCTTTAAAAATTAAATTTTTACCTTTAAAAGCATCTATAGCATCTAGTGGTGCTGTATTAATAGCTTTATCAAACAATAACTCTTTTATATAATAATCTTTCTCTAAATCATCACCTTTTACACCTGTGCTTGCAAATAAGGCTCTAATATTATCTTCATTTTGTTTGATGATGTATTTATAAGCTTTTGTTGCAGTTAAAATACCTATACGATTTTTATCTACAACTTGATTATTTAAAAGTCTGTCAAAACGACTTACAAAAATACTAATAACCGCTTGTGGTTCTTTTCTACCTGCAATATTATTTTTTCTAAATTCTTTTAGTCCCAAATTTAAAGCTTCAAAACATTTTTGAGTTTGTTCAAAATCAAAAATCAAAGTAGCATTAACACTAATGCCATTTTTCATTAATTCTTGCATAACCTCATAAGAAGCTTCTGTAGCAGGAATTTTTATCATGACATTATCTTTTGAAATTTGAGTATACAATCTTTTTGCTTCAGCTAAAGACAAACTAGTATTATCTTTTAATCTTGGATCAATTTCAATGCTAATAAAACCATCATTATTTTCATAAAAATTTAAAGAAAGTTTATCAGCAGC encodes:
- the fliH gene encoding flagellar assembly protein FliH, with amino-acid sequence MAKLTNVISSANITNHVVENYHFKVMSEIASNEEAKPSEEIQTPQKTTIEPNTLQVDPIQENENINQAPAPQIQPDFVEDLLKKTDEMSGNIIKLQMQIESQEAEFNNRLASELEHAKEKYTKEGYDEAQKAFEDELANLKEKYLKSVEKLENTIETLNNFLLKNENELADTAVVIAKEVIAKELEENSSAIALNLAKELMNELKNATKIELKLNPYDFDYVKEHLQSDNIKFSVDDAINKGSILVLSDAGNIESNLNSRLQKIKNMANE
- a CDS encoding LptF/LptG family permease, translating into MMIFFRYISSLYLKSFFILFFSLTFFFVAIDFLVNFNKIPKSANLELLYIFFLTCSAISYILPLAIIFALILCIFNMIRSNEFVSLYALGLSKNQVIFYPFIWALFFCFVYVGLNFTPFAYANEYKSNIVKRGVVSKEGGDVLIKYNEKFIYIEKTSANSLYNVKIFDINDLNIKQLLQAKNAQFEGKFWNLNEVKSITIPEQLIVSKEGLKIEDFQSIQGLQDFSPKILERISLVESDPSYSISDALESILIFSKQNISTNALRTSLYSLVLIPFFAPFLMLIIYYYFPITARFFNLAFLAFVFFIFVLGIWGMLFLLTRLSENEILPPELGIMLPIFILMMIGSFYYFKNR
- a CDS encoding 50S ribosomal protein L25/general stress protein Ctc — encoded protein: MLEGIVRESIGRKAAKALKRDGYLIANIYGKGLENIHAAFKVNEFIKEVRKKTTLAFDVKVAGKVLNVVVVDYQKDPVTAELKHVDLKVAQKGVISKYMVPVKIVGTAMGLKNKGVLIQSKRRLKVKCAAENLPNYFELDVTKLDVGDALLIRDVVVPEGVTMVDADRVAVVGVEKAR
- the hisC gene encoding histidinol-phosphate transaminase — translated: MEFNPFLKNIKTYESGKDIELIAKEFGLKEVIKLASNENPYGVSPKAKEAIINNAHLAYLYPDDTMSELKQALADKFKVQKENIIIGSGSDQIIEYAIHAKLDHSKAYLQCGVSFAMYEIYAKQLGVKVYKTQSLIHDIDELYELYKKYKNDIKVIFLCLPNNPLGECLDKTQVFEFIEKIDEDCLIVIDGAYNEFASFKDKNKHINPQELINKFINVVYLGTFSKLYGLGGMRIGYGVACKEIIDAFYKLRAPFNVTNLSLKAAYAALNDEEFIFKTLKNNFLQMKFFEDFAKKNKISYIESYTNFITYFFDEKNSTDLSEKLLKKGIIIRNLQSYGLNAVRISIGTEYENSRFFEEFSKIF
- the lysA gene encoding diaminopimelate decarboxylase, translating into MDYYELAKQYKTPFYLYDFDKIKSRFYMLKDAFRARKSQIFYAVKANSNLSVLKFLASLDSGFDCVSAGEIYRALKAGAKKYKIIFSGVGKSADELEYALKENILYVNLESEAEMLLLEQIASKIQKTARISIRVNPNVDAKTHPYISTGLHENKFGVDIENAKKMYIYAKNSKFLEPVGVHFHIGSQILDISSIHEASNIVAKLVKELLALKINLKFFDIGGGLGVCYKDEQEPNLYDYAQGILASLQGLDVCIGMEPGRFLVANAGEFVTKVLYEKFNSSKRFVVVDGAMNDLLRPSLYEAYHEIKLLAQSHENESFCDIVGGICESGDFLAKNRKLPSTKSGDLIIVKSAGAYGFSMSSNYNTRNKVCELAYENGKVRMIRKRESYEDQIALELEFLKD
- a CDS encoding chorismate mutase / prephenate dehydratase; this translates as MKEIETLRLKVDSIDDKILNLLNERMLYVKNIGEIKQNIGGHIYRPERERAIINRLKNNNHGLLDQNAIEAIYQEIFAVSRNLEMPQSIAYLGPEGSYTHQAARSRFGAMSRYNALATIEDVFKELSHKEAKYGVVPIENNTAGAVGVTLDCLGKYEEVKIFAELYMDIHHSFISMSENLKEIKRIYSHPQGYNQCKNFLESHDLNEVEFIASKSTANAAYLASQDTQSAAICSKIAAKLYNVPVLFERIEDNLANRTRFLILSDITLPKMTNCKTSILAHTAHKPGGLSDLLYEFKKEGINLTKLESRPIKTREFIHSFYIDFEGHIDDENVQRVIKKADYIQWLGSYLSGEDDGI
- a CDS encoding transaldolase, producing MKKFSLWCDFIENEFLDHQFMDLITQNIINGATSNPAIFKNAILNSSIYKEKIKTYNIKDKKSLYERLAIEDIKKAADKLSLNFYENNDGFISIEIDPRLKDNTSLSLAEAKRLYTQISKDNVMIKIPATEASYEVMQELMKNGISVNATLIFDFEQTQKCFEALNLGLKEFRKNNIAGRKEPQAVISIFVSRFDRLLNNQVVDKNRIGILTATKAYKYIIKQNEDNIRALFASTGVKGDDLEKDYYIKELLFDKAINTAPLDAIDAFKGKNLIFKEPLKDECIEKKISANISQDELKKSCKNLLDDGLEQFCIAYEEILKSL
- the fliF gene encoding flagellar basal-body MS-ring/collar protein FliF yields the protein MDYKTMLHQVGQLYQNLSLRQRIIIAASIVVVVGFLVFLTLFRSGSSAANDAGYSVLFENANTSDSAMIVAQLEKNGVPYVLRNEGTILVPNDQVYKQRLAVASAGLLPKDNKVGFELFDKQEFGATEAEQKVKYQRALEGELARTIESLEPIHSATVHIAFAKDTLFTQQQVPPTASVTLTVKDGLKLNKKQIMGIKNLISSSVTKLTPENVKITDQKGIPLDDEEGFADDLIAAQIKYKRDQEYELEQKIIAAIAPFAGGYDRVVAKVSIDYDFSKEQSQSEVFDPNTVIRGEQTLEEHREGFKEKEIQGVPGAVSNIGPVEGLDDNGAREVYSKKQTTTNNEISKKVTNTTKQFATIKRISAAVVVDGKYKVITDDQGNITNEYVPLSEREIQSIENLTKGAIGFNLARGDAVEVDNLEFHKTAKVEDKVQTFYNRFVEPFIPPVKYVFAAILLFIFYKKVIVPFSQKMLADIKLEEEMEGKDGQVIDDAEDAIEKFNAARKKVEEQLGFGDSFDEDALQYDVLLEKLRGVANEKSEEVALLLQKLVENDAEFGEKDI
- the pth gene encoding aminoacyl-tRNA hydrolase, producing MTLVVGLGNIGEQYEETRHNVGFMLIDLLIKDLETTKISNVKFKGELFKSSSTLFLKPSTYMNLSGESVRAVKDFYKCQRIIVIHDDIDLNLGALKFKKGGSSGGHNGLKSIDQLCSNNYERIRIGVGKNIDVISHVLGKFKADEKESLDKVLKHSKKALFELLESNIEQIASKYSLKS
- the fliG gene encoding flagellar motor switch protein FliG gives rise to the protein MIKLSEEQKMVYDDLSMPEKVAIFLIQLGEDVTTVLFSHMDINVITEISRYIALAKNVDKPVATAVLEEFYTLLQSNQYLKSGGLEYAKEILFRTFGPEIAGKILEKLTKSMENNQNFAYLSQIKPQQLADFIIKEHPQTIALILAHMDTTQAAETLEYFSDELRAEVVIRMANLGDISPSIIKRVSAVLESKLESLTSYKVEVGGPRAVAEVLNRLGQKASKTTLTYIEQSDEKLATTIKDLMFTFDDISQLSTNAIREVLKAADKRDLMIGLKGASEDLKQKFMANMSTRAAEAFVEEMGFLGAVRVKDVEEAQRKVVEVVQKLAEQGLIQVGEADEMIE
- a CDS encoding HAD-IIA family hydrolase, which encodes MLFLDVQGTLISDANKSPIQGSLDLIKALNDKNIAYVIITNNTKKIHFLNDLQNLGFEIKKDCYIDPFCVLKDYLKPCKIAAFGAKEFLQSLEELGYELDFNNPQAFLVASYDDFKFQDFAKMIEYVKNGIKAIAMHEGSIYKKNNHLYPGVGSIMAMLKNSYEFDYTVIGKPSKAFYYSALKLLKMQKLDVEFKDVLIISDDYKGDLLGAYELGMQTALVLSGKISNTKGIDTSKLNFVYDSIKDYYISRFK